In Melioribacteraceae bacterium 4301-Me, a genomic segment contains:
- a CDS encoding [LysW]-aminoadipate kinase encodes MVIIKIGGGKDINLKSIIADLKSINDKLIIVHGANALRDELADKLKIERKVITSQSGYTSVFSDEQTIDLMMMSYSGIKNKRIVELCQQNGINAVGLSGLDGKVIQGKRNSGIRVREAGKTKIVRDFSGKPQDININLINLLLNNGYTPVLCVPIIDENNMAINSENDDIVALLHSRLKADKILQLIEAPGYLKDKSDPNSLIKKISRDELEKIENEVDGRMKRKIYALRKLFEFGETTVIISDGRIENPIQNALKENGTVIK; translated from the coding sequence ATGGTAATTATAAAAATAGGCGGTGGTAAGGATATCAATTTAAAAAGTATTATTGCCGATTTGAAATCTATTAATGATAAACTCATTATCGTTCATGGTGCAAATGCGTTAAGAGATGAATTAGCTGATAAACTTAAAATAGAAAGGAAAGTAATTACTTCTCAATCAGGTTATACAAGCGTCTTCTCAGACGAACAAACCATTGATTTAATGATGATGTCTTACTCAGGAATTAAAAATAAAAGAATTGTTGAACTGTGTCAGCAAAATGGTATAAATGCAGTTGGATTATCAGGACTTGATGGGAAAGTAATTCAAGGTAAACGTAATTCTGGAATAAGAGTTAGAGAGGCCGGGAAGACAAAAATTGTACGTGACTTCTCTGGGAAGCCACAAGATATTAACATTAATTTAATAAATCTTCTTTTGAACAATGGATATACTCCTGTGCTCTGCGTGCCTATAATTGATGAAAATAATATGGCAATTAACTCAGAAAATGATGATATAGTAGCATTATTGCACTCCAGATTAAAAGCTGACAAGATTTTACAGTTAATAGAGGCTCCAGGCTACTTAAAAGATAAAAGCGATCCGAATTCACTTATTAAAAAAATTTCGAGAGATGAATTAGAGAAAATCGAAAATGAAGTAGATGGCAGGATGAAAAGAAAAATTTATGCTCTGCGGAAATTATTTGAGTTTGGAGAAACTACTGTTATTATATCCGATGGAAGAATAGAAAATCCAATTCAAAATGCCTTAAAGGAAAATGGGACGGTAATAAAATGA
- a CDS encoding NADH-quinone oxidoreductase subunit NuoE: MSFKFTEENLARIEESKKKYPTSLAAIMDTIYIAQEQNKYISQEVMEEIANVLQVKPVDVLGVVHFYTMYYTKPMGKYHIQVCTNVSCMLRGAYEIWEQVKNKLGIDNMGVTQDGKFSLEEVECMGACGYAPMIAINEDYYENLTKEKVNQILDSLK; encoded by the coding sequence ATGTCATTTAAATTCACAGAAGAAAACCTGGCAAGAATTGAAGAATCAAAGAAAAAGTACCCTACCTCTTTAGCTGCAATAATGGATACAATCTATATTGCCCAAGAACAAAATAAATATATTAGTCAAGAAGTAATGGAAGAAATTGCAAACGTCCTCCAGGTAAAACCTGTTGACGTATTGGGTGTTGTTCATTTTTATACAATGTACTACACTAAACCAATGGGTAAATATCATATTCAGGTTTGTACTAATGTTTCGTGTATGCTGCGCGGTGCTTATGAAATTTGGGAACAAGTAAAAAATAAGCTTGGAATAGACAATATGGGAGTAACACAAGATGGAAAATTTTCTTTAGAAGAAGTTGAATGCATGGGGGCTTGCGGATATGCACCAATGATAGCTATAAATGAAGACTATTACGAAAATTTAACAAAAGAAAAAGTAAACCAAATTTTAGACTCGTTAAAATAA
- the nuoD gene encoding NADH dehydrogenase (quinone) subunit D: MEKTKNIYTDEKLLKSLLEDKDITIEEDPLEHEMVINMGPQHPATHGVLRLVLRLDGETVVKVVPELGYLHRGYEKMAENMSYYEYIPHTDRLDYTATMCNNVAYVLAVEKLAGIEVPKRAQYIRMIIAELSRIAAHMVAIGTFAMDVGAVTMVMWTFKEREKIQNIFDRIAGARFTTSYTRIGGVASDIDDEAIAMIKNFLDEIGPSLVDMEKLLLGNRIFIDRLKGVGVLSKEDAINYGVTGPNLRATGVEYDVRRAKPYLYYNEIDFNIPTYSEGDALSRYIIRGDEVKESVKILRQCIEKLPKGEVIANNPKRVLPHKTEIYTKMEELIHDFMIVNFGINPPVGDVYFSAENPKGELGFYFVSNGSGQPWKLKIRSPSFCNLQVLPLICKGQMVSDVIAIIGSLDPVMGEADK; this comes from the coding sequence ATGGAAAAAACAAAAAATATTTATACCGACGAGAAATTACTTAAATCCTTATTAGAAGATAAAGATATAACCATTGAAGAAGACCCGCTTGAACATGAAATGGTAATTAATATGGGTCCTCAACATCCTGCCACGCATGGAGTGCTAAGATTGGTCCTGAGATTAGATGGAGAAACAGTTGTGAAAGTAGTTCCTGAATTGGGGTATCTGCATCGCGGCTACGAAAAAATGGCTGAGAATATGAGTTATTATGAATATATTCCTCACACAGACCGACTGGATTATACGGCAACAATGTGTAACAATGTAGCGTATGTGCTTGCTGTAGAAAAACTTGCTGGTATTGAAGTACCCAAAAGAGCACAATATATTCGAATGATTATAGCCGAGCTTTCAAGAATAGCTGCACACATGGTTGCTATTGGTACTTTTGCTATGGATGTAGGCGCTGTAACTATGGTAATGTGGACATTTAAGGAAAGAGAAAAAATTCAAAATATTTTTGATAGAATTGCTGGAGCTCGGTTTACTACAAGTTATACTAGAATTGGCGGTGTTGCATCTGATATTGATGATGAAGCCATTGCAATGATAAAAAATTTTCTCGATGAAATTGGACCTTCTTTAGTTGATATGGAAAAACTACTACTTGGTAATAGAATTTTTATTGATAGACTTAAAGGAGTTGGCGTTTTAAGTAAAGAAGATGCAATTAATTATGGGGTTACAGGACCGAACCTGCGCGCTACAGGAGTTGAATATGATGTTAGAAGAGCTAAGCCATATTTGTATTACAATGAAATTGATTTTAACATACCAACTTATTCTGAAGGTGATGCACTTTCACGTTATATTATTAGAGGCGACGAGGTGAAAGAATCTGTAAAGATTTTACGACAATGCATAGAGAAATTACCAAAAGGGGAAGTGATTGCTAATAATCCTAAAAGAGTTTTGCCGCACAAGACAGAAATCTACACCAAAATGGAAGAATTAATTCATGATTTTATGATAGTTAATTTTGGTATTAATCCACCGGTTGGAGATGTTTATTTTTCTGCAGAAAATCCGAAAGGAGAGCTTGGTTTTTATTTCGTAAGTAATGGCTCTGGCCAGCCTTGGAAATTGAAAATTCGTTCACCTTCTTTTTGTAATCTTCAGGTGTTACCATTAATTTGCAAAGGACAGATGGTTTCTGATGTAATTGCTATAATTGGCAGCTTAGACCCAGTCATGGGTGAGGCAGATAAGTAG
- a CDS encoding aspartate aminotransferase family protein, whose protein sequence is MIDYKTLQQKYEFDVFPKRDIIFVKGKGAHLWDEHGNEYIDCAAGIGVASIGHANEKLVEAIKIQSEKLITCPGIFYNDAKSLFLEKLINITPSGLTKAYLTNSGTEAIEAALKFARYTTKRKNFIAAMRGFHGRTLGALSATYKKEYREDFEPLVPGFTFVPYNNFEKLAEAVDDNTAGVILEPIQGEGGINIGDKNFFQQVRKLCDEKNIVLILDEIQTGFCRTGKMFACEHFDIQPDILTLAKAIAGGIPMGATVCSDKIQIPIGKHGTTFGGNPLACAAGIAAIDFMIENNLAKQAEEKGKFFIEKISNYQLSKVREIRSLGLMIGIELKEKVQPVLIELMKQGVIALPAGTTVLRMLPPLVISYEDLNKVVEILSVVLQ, encoded by the coding sequence ATGATAGATTACAAAACACTACAACAAAAATATGAATTTGATGTTTTCCCTAAGAGAGATATAATTTTCGTGAAAGGTAAAGGAGCTCATTTATGGGATGAGCATGGAAATGAGTACATTGATTGTGCGGCAGGAATTGGTGTAGCAAGTATAGGTCATGCTAATGAAAAGCTTGTAGAAGCAATTAAAATACAATCAGAAAAATTAATTACTTGTCCCGGTATCTTCTATAACGATGCGAAATCTCTATTCCTTGAAAAGCTAATTAATATAACGCCTTCGGGTTTAACTAAAGCATATCTTACAAATTCTGGTACAGAGGCAATTGAAGCAGCTCTAAAATTTGCCCGATATACAACGAAAAGGAAGAATTTTATTGCTGCTATGCGAGGGTTTCACGGCAGAACATTAGGTGCATTAAGTGCTACATATAAAAAAGAATATAGAGAAGATTTTGAGCCATTAGTGCCAGGTTTCACATTTGTCCCATATAATAATTTCGAAAAATTAGCTGAGGCTGTAGATGATAATACTGCCGGCGTAATATTAGAGCCTATTCAAGGCGAAGGCGGAATAAACATAGGTGATAAAAATTTCTTTCAGCAAGTTAGAAAACTTTGTGATGAAAAAAATATTGTTCTTATTTTAGATGAAATTCAAACGGGCTTCTGCAGAACAGGTAAAATGTTTGCTTGCGAGCATTTTGATATTCAGCCAGATATACTGACATTAGCAAAAGCAATTGCAGGCGGTATACCAATGGGTGCAACAGTTTGCTCTGATAAAATTCAAATACCAATTGGTAAACACGGAACAACATTTGGTGGCAACCCGCTGGCTTGTGCAGCTGGAATAGCAGCAATCGATTTTATGATTGAAAATAATCTTGCAAAACAAGCTGAAGAAAAAGGAAAATTTTTTATCGAAAAGATATCTAACTATCAACTAAGCAAAGTTAGAGAAATTAGAAGTTTAGGACTAATGATTGGTATAGAACTTAAGGAAAAAGTGCAGCCTGTATTAATTGAACTCATGAAGCAAGGAGTAATTGCTTTACCTGCAGGCACAACAGTCTTGCGAATGCTTCCGCCACTGGTAATAAGTTACGAGGATTTGAATAAAGTGGTAGAAATATTATCAGTTGTTTTACAATAA
- the argC gene encoding N-acetyl-gamma-glutamyl-phosphate reductase, whose product MGKIKVSIAGGSGYTGGELLRLLLFHPNVEIQQVTSESFTGKYVYKVHPNLRKTTQLKFSSLNELEKCDLLFLCLPHGSSMQRINEFQKIAPKIIDLSGDFRLKDPNDYVKWYGHSHCCPELLKDFVYGIPELHREEMKNSYFISSAGCNATTSILGLYPLYKNKLVELDKTVIEVKVGSSEGGNKASEASHHPERSGSVRSYMPTKHRHIAEILQELSFGQKINIHFSATSIDMVRGVLATCHVFLKENLDEKDIWKVYRQEYADEPFIRIVKENEGIYRFPEPKLLIGTNYCDIGFKKDEFSNRLVVIASIDNLMKGAAGQALQAFNIMHGFDETLGLEFPGLHPI is encoded by the coding sequence ATGGGAAAAATAAAAGTATCAATCGCTGGTGGCTCTGGATATACAGGCGGCGAACTGCTTAGATTATTATTATTCCATCCTAATGTTGAAATACAACAAGTTACGTCTGAAAGTTTTACGGGAAAATATGTTTATAAAGTACACCCGAATTTGCGTAAAACAACCCAGCTTAAATTTTCTTCCCTAAATGAATTAGAAAAATGCGATTTGTTATTTCTCTGTCTGCCGCATGGCAGTTCAATGCAGCGAATAAATGAATTTCAAAAAATCGCTCCTAAAATAATTGATTTAAGCGGTGATTTTAGATTGAAAGACCCTAATGATTATGTTAAATGGTATGGTCACTCACACTGTTGCCCAGAACTGCTAAAAGATTTTGTTTATGGAATTCCTGAATTACACAGAGAGGAAATGAAAAATTCTTATTTCATTTCGAGTGCTGGCTGCAATGCTACAACATCAATTTTAGGATTATATCCTTTATACAAAAATAAACTTGTGGAATTAGATAAAACAGTAATCGAAGTTAAAGTAGGATCAAGTGAAGGAGGTAATAAAGCTTCCGAAGCTTCTCATCATCCAGAACGAAGCGGTTCGGTTCGTTCTTATATGCCCACAAAACATAGACACATAGCTGAGATTTTACAAGAGCTAAGCTTTGGGCAAAAAATAAATATCCACTTTTCTGCAACTTCAATTGATATGGTGAGAGGAGTACTTGCTACGTGTCATGTTTTCCTCAAAGAAAATTTGGATGAAAAAGATATTTGGAAAGTTTATCGCCAAGAATATGCTGATGAGCCTTTTATTAGAATTGTTAAAGAAAATGAGGGCATTTACAGATTCCCTGAACCAAAACTTTTAATAGGTACAAACTATTGTGATATTGGTTTCAAAAAAGATGAATTCTCAAACCGTTTGGTTGTAATTGCATCAATTGATAATTTGATGAAAGGTGCAGCTGGACAAGCCTTGCAAGCATTTAATATAATGCATGGCTTCGATGAGACACTTGGTTTGGAGTTCCCCGGATTACATCCAATTTAA
- a CDS encoding class II glutamine amidotransferase — MCRLLYISSQEKFQVKDYLKKFALISKNSKEYQGHGWGCAIWEDDMWKYYKNLNPIWEDSFEKFGETIRLIAHARSAFRDQGISIENNMPFYDENYVFIFNGELSGVRIKEKGRIGAEKIFNFIKRFDKGNIKEAIAKGTEAIKKLTSYIRAMNIIIADKKNAYVYSHFNENPEYFTMHFLQNENMNIVCSEKLDTNKRWRKINNNSLLEF, encoded by the coding sequence ATGTGCAGACTATTATATATATCGTCACAAGAAAAATTTCAAGTTAAAGATTACTTGAAAAAATTTGCTCTTATTTCGAAAAACAGTAAGGAATATCAAGGGCACGGGTGGGGTTGCGCAATATGGGAAGACGACATGTGGAAATACTATAAAAACCTTAATCCAATTTGGGAAGATTCATTTGAAAAGTTTGGAGAGACAATAAGATTAATTGCGCATGCAAGAAGTGCTTTTAGAGACCAAGGAATTTCAATAGAAAACAATATGCCTTTTTATGATGAGAATTATGTCTTTATTTTCAATGGCGAATTATCTGGAGTTAGAATAAAAGAAAAGGGACGTATAGGAGCCGAAAAAATTTTTAATTTTATTAAAAGATTTGACAAAGGTAACATAAAAGAAGCCATTGCAAAGGGAACTGAGGCTATTAAAAAACTAACAAGTTACATCCGCGCAATGAATATTATTATTGCGGATAAAAAAAATGCATATGTTTATTCTCATTTTAATGAAAACCCTGAGTACTTTACAATGCATTTCTTGCAGAATGAAAATATGAATATTGTTTGCTCTGAAAAGTTAGATACCAATAAACGTTGGAGAAAAATAAATAATAATTCACTTTTGGAATTTTAA
- a CDS encoding NADH-quinone oxidoreductase subunit C — translation MDLKTTIIEKIKSKFGDALEEVTDFREDLSVTISPEKILEFCKFIKNDNDLSFEMCKDVTAIDWATRKNRFTVVYHVYSFKNNFNLRIKANLKDDPPAIDSVTPVWKSANWYERETYDMYGINFINHPDLRRMYMPEGFEYYPLRKDFPVMGIPGSLPLPEKND, via the coding sequence ATGGATTTAAAAACTACTATCATTGAAAAAATAAAAAGCAAATTTGGAGATGCATTAGAAGAAGTTACAGATTTTAGAGAGGACCTTAGTGTTACTATAAGTCCAGAAAAGATTTTAGAATTTTGCAAGTTCATTAAAAATGACAATGACTTAAGTTTTGAAATGTGTAAAGACGTTACCGCTATTGATTGGGCGACAAGAAAAAATCGTTTTACAGTTGTTTATCACGTTTATTCTTTTAAAAATAATTTTAATCTTAGAATAAAAGCTAATCTTAAAGATGACCCCCCGGCTATAGATTCTGTAACTCCAGTTTGGAAAAGTGCCAATTGGTACGAAAGAGAAACTTATGATATGTATGGAATTAATTTTATCAATCATCCTGATTTGAGAAGAATGTATATGCCAGAGGGTTTTGAATATTACCCATTAAGAAAAGATTTCCCTGTTATGGGTATCCCAGGCTCACTTCCACTTCCAGAAAAGAATGATTAA
- the nuoF gene encoding NADH-quinone oxidoreductase subunit NuoF: MENIKIVLPDIPNLDKWDVYLANGGFEGAKKAFSKTPDEIIDIVKKSGLRGRGGAAFLTGLKWSFMPKTTDKPKYLCVNGDESEPGSFKDRQIFEYNPFQLIEGILITCYAIGANVAYLYIRGEYHKWIKLMQKALDEAYSHGYIGSRMKDTFGIDFSCDIYIHKGAGAYICGEESSLMNSIEGIRPYPRVKPPFPAQKGLWGNPTTINNVETITNVPVIINKGWEWYSSIGAQKHPGTLLFGVSGHVNKPGVYELPTGILLTDLIYNYAGGVPNNKKIKCVIPGGSSMPPLRGDKIEGVKMDAESLKEVGSAIGTGGVIVMDEDTNLVKVLARITKFYYHESCGQCTPCREGTGWMLKTLNRILRDEGTSEDLDLLISVANNIEGNTVCALGDAAAWPVKFMIDRFRDEFEKYVKRNVVIPVPNKVHSMRETAIPLEGIKK, from the coding sequence ATGGAAAACATTAAAATAGTTTTACCTGATATTCCCAATTTAGATAAATGGGATGTATATCTTGCCAATGGCGGTTTTGAAGGAGCTAAAAAAGCCTTTTCTAAAACTCCGGATGAAATTATTGACATTGTTAAAAAATCTGGATTGCGTGGACGAGGCGGTGCTGCATTTTTGACCGGCTTGAAATGGAGCTTTATGCCCAAGACAACTGATAAACCTAAATACTTGTGTGTTAACGGCGATGAAAGTGAGCCTGGTTCGTTTAAAGATAGACAAATTTTTGAATATAACCCTTTTCAGTTAATTGAAGGTATACTAATTACATGCTATGCAATTGGTGCTAATGTAGCTTACCTTTATATTCGAGGAGAGTATCATAAATGGATTAAATTGATGCAGAAAGCTTTGGATGAAGCTTATTCGCATGGCTATATTGGTAGTAGGATGAAAGATACTTTTGGGATAGATTTTTCGTGCGATATTTATATTCATAAAGGTGCAGGTGCATACATTTGCGGCGAAGAATCTTCTTTAATGAATTCCATTGAAGGAATTAGACCATACCCAAGAGTAAAACCTCCATTTCCCGCTCAAAAGGGATTGTGGGGAAATCCTACCACTATAAACAATGTTGAAACTATTACAAATGTACCTGTAATTATCAATAAAGGATGGGAGTGGTATTCTTCAATTGGCGCTCAAAAACATCCCGGCACTTTGTTGTTTGGTGTGAGTGGCCATGTGAATAAACCCGGCGTTTATGAACTTCCTACTGGTATTTTATTAACTGACTTGATATATAACTATGCTGGCGGTGTGCCAAATAATAAAAAAATTAAATGCGTTATACCTGGTGGTTCTTCGATGCCTCCTTTAAGAGGGGATAAGATTGAAGGCGTTAAGATGGATGCTGAATCACTAAAAGAAGTTGGTTCTGCTATAGGTACAGGTGGTGTAATAGTAATGGATGAAGATACAAACCTTGTTAAAGTTTTAGCTCGAATTACAAAATTTTATTATCACGAAAGCTGTGGACAATGCACACCATGCCGCGAAGGTACTGGCTGGATGCTGAAAACTCTTAATAGGATTCTTCGGGATGAAGGTACATCAGAAGATTTGGACTTGTTAATAAGTGTCGCTAACAATATTGAAGGTAACACTGTGTGTGCGCTTGGTGATGCAGCTGCGTGGCCTGTAAAATTTATGATAGATAGATTTCGGGATGAGTTCGAAAAATATGTTAAGAGAAATGTTGTTATCCCTGTCCCAAACAAAGTTCATTCTATGAGAGAAACGGCTATACCTCTCGAAGGGATAAAAAAGTAA
- a CDS encoding NADH-quinone oxidoreductase subunit B has product MGLEAKLSSDGYLTTKLDAIIAWARSNSVWPMPMGISCCAIEMISAADPKYDIARFGSEVMRFTPRQCDLMIVAGTVTYKMAQVVRRIYDQMPEPKWVIAMGACTSSGGMYRSYNVVQGIDQFLPVDVYTAGCPPRPENLLNALITIQNKIKKSKARDYQDKILPELELSKN; this is encoded by the coding sequence ATGGGATTAGAAGCAAAATTATCGTCAGATGGTTATTTAACCACTAAGCTTGATGCAATAATAGCATGGGCAAGAAGTAATTCAGTGTGGCCAATGCCGATGGGCATATCTTGCTGCGCTATAGAAATGATTTCAGCGGCTGACCCTAAGTATGATATTGCACGTTTTGGCTCAGAAGTTATGAGGTTTACTCCTCGTCAATGCGACCTGATGATTGTGGCTGGAACAGTGACTTACAAAATGGCACAAGTTGTAAGAAGAATTTATGATCAAATGCCTGAACCTAAATGGGTTATTGCTATGGGAGCATGCACTTCATCTGGCGGTATGTATCGCTCTTACAATGTTGTGCAGGGTATTGACCAATTTTTACCTGTCGATGTTTACACTGCAGGCTGCCCGCCTCGTCCGGAAAATTTGTTAAACGCTTTAATTACTATTCAAAACAAAATTAAGAAATCTAAAGCAAGGGACTACCAAGATAAAATTCTTCCAGAATTAGAATTAAGCAAAAATTAA
- a CDS encoding NADH-quinone oxidoreductase subunit A: MITDYIPIFLVITVAVIFGAAVVFSSRIFGPLRPNKVKIMPYESGKDPVGTTNERISIKYYLVAMLFIVFDIEVIYVYPWAVEFKKLFNDLGILAFMPMLIFLIVLEIGFFYIWVKGGLKWD, translated from the coding sequence GTGATTACAGATTACATACCAATTTTTTTAGTCATAACAGTAGCTGTAATATTTGGTGCAGCAGTAGTTTTTTCTTCCAGAATTTTTGGTCCTCTACGACCCAATAAAGTTAAAATTATGCCTTATGAAAGCGGCAAGGACCCTGTAGGCACTACAAATGAAAGAATATCAATTAAGTATTACTTGGTCGCTATGCTTTTCATTGTTTTTGATATTGAAGTTATATACGTTTATCCATGGGCTGTAGAATTTAAAAAACTGTTTAATGATTTAGGAATTCTTGCATTTATGCCGATGCTAATTTTCTTAATTGTACTTGAAATTGGATTTTTCTATATCTGGGTTAAAGGAGGATTGAAATGGGATTAG